A stretch of DNA from Desulfosarcina ovata subsp. ovata:
TAGTTATGATAATATTTCAGGTAGTTTCTCCACATCGTCGGCGTGGACGTTGACTGCAGCGAACTGCCCCAGGGCCTCGATGTTGACAATGACGCGGCCGTCTCCCCGGTAACTCGAAAAAACACCGGTCACCCCGGCGAAGGGGCCGTTGACCACGATGACCCGGTCCCCTTTTTTAAATTGGGTACCGGTGATCACCTCTTCACCCGTGCCCACCATGATTTTGAGTGAATCGATGGTGGCATCGGCAATGGAGACCGGTCCGCGGGTGCTGCCGATCAGCCGAACCGCACCGGTAATTTTGAGGATTTCGACATGCTCGTATGGATTCAGATCGGTCCTGACGAAAACATAACCGGGAAACAGGGGCACCCGAATCATCTTGTGGCGATCCTTGCGCCGGCTTTTCACGGTGATTTTCGGAAGGAAAACGTCCAGATTTCTTTTGGCCAGGCCTTCGTTGACCACATTCTCAAAGCGGCTTTTGGTGTGCAGGGCATACCAGGCACGCGTCAGTATATCTCCGACCATGGATTCGTTCCGTTATTGTCACTGGGGCTGTTGATGTTAGGTTCCCGTGGTTGGTTTCGGGATCAAAGGCGACTTCGTGTACCATCAGTTGGGAGAAAAGGCAATGGCGATCCACCGCCCGGGCAGGGCAATCGCATTTGGTTTCCGCATCCGTTTCCCCACCCGAACACAACACCTTTGAATGTCAAATGCTCAATGACAAGTGCCAAAAGGAATTATTTGCCAATATTGCCGACCCCCATCAGGTTGATCAGGACCGACACGCTCAAATCGCCATCCTCATCGGCAAAGAAAACATCCATCCCCCAACACTGGGCCTGGTAGAGGAAACCGACGCCCTGGACGATGTCTTTCTCCTCCATCAGGTTACGTTCATACTCGCCCCTGACTGTCAGCCGGTCGGTCAACACCACGGACAGGGTTCCGCAGATGGATTTATTGACCCGGGTTTTATAACGGTGCTCCACCGATAACTGGTCACCCCGGTTATCCTTCAGACGGATCTCTACGTTATGGGCTGAAAAACGGGTGTCGTAGGTGTCATATTCGGCGTCCGCATCGACGGATAGATAGCGTCCCAGATCGATTTCGAGCTCGCCGTAAATGTCCGAAAGCACTTCGCGCTCATTCTCCCGTGCGGCGGCGATGTTGTAACTCTGTTCCAGATAGAAACGGCAGAAACGATGATAGTTGAACGCCGGTACGGTTTCTGGCGACGGGACCGTTTCTGCGTCCTGGGGGGGCAGTGTCGGGGAGGGTGGCGGTGCAGTTGCGGGTTCGTCGGCTCCGGGGGATGGCGACGAGGACGGTGGCGCTGGTCTGGCCATGCGGGCCGTAAACGTGTTGGTGAGCGAATAGGTAATCCGATTGGCTTCCTCGATGCGATCCGAGCTGGTGAAGTAGGGCAGGTCCGACTGGTCCTGCTCCGGAATGTAGGCGTAAACCACCTCGGGTTTGATGCTATGGCGGATCCG
This window harbors:
- a CDS encoding UpxY family transcription antiterminator; the protein is MVGDILTRAWYALHTKSRFENVVNEGLAKRNLDVFLPKITVKSRRKDRHKMIRVPLFPGYVFVRTDLNPYEHVEILKITGAVRLIGSTRGPVSIADATIDSLKIMVGTGEEVITGTQFKKGDRVIVVNGPFAGVTGVFSSYRGDGRVIVNIEALGQFAAVNVHADDVEKLPEILS